Proteins encoded in a region of the Vicia villosa cultivar HV-30 ecotype Madison, WI linkage group LG5, Vvil1.0, whole genome shotgun sequence genome:
- the LOC131608107 gene encoding uncharacterized protein LOC131608107 isoform X2, producing MADSKKRWTVTYTKHIKQKRKVYQDGFLVLNVSTTKLSLYDECEKLLECRLLKSDETVASGESLTFNGHLVDIGSLEGENKPESKLNVDKKQKNVFRFRTPDVKGNAKETVTQTQKPLSPSQKIIKELQVLYTSQMTQKAKKYHDGFLRLDLSGSRGAQVRLFDASRTLLDSRFLKKDDVIKPGESITFDTYLVDISEDQVSHKPDSSVQGHNCTNIKRIEKIDRQKTSLDTDSQVTVGKREWKVLYTTQLTQKAKKYHDGFLQLECCGSHGRQVILYDLSKRPLERRFLKKDEVIEAGSMVYFAGHLVDVGEPEGSHQSSVKLSERGTGSENVVEKRHQRHGQKASRELHPSTARGQPSSKPCLRQGASLNSQPSEIEEIKPNKKVPVVKPLHDGQPPSRVCLPQDTGLNSQPAIKSNKAVPVVKPLRDVNQILSFLQGPKTKPHECYITGGRSPNKSYQNILDSESMETKKYPDITPTKATSGGGSFQCTENVKVPHQSISHKEAQQSINEADFDLLISSPDVHSSCPISNEGESAEDFSRESEAFPSFDLGF from the exons ATGGCCGATTCAAAGAAGCGATGGACGGTGACCTACACAAAACACATCAAACAGAAACGCAAAGTCTACCAAGACGGATTTCTCGTGCTCAACGTCTCCACCACCAAG TTGTCGCTGTATGATGAATGCGAGAAACTGTTGGAGTGTAGGCTCTTGAAGAGCGACGAAACTGTCGCATCTGGTGAGAGTTTGACGTTCAACGGTCACCTTGTTGATATCGGTAGTCTCGAAGGAGAAAACAAGCCTGAATCTAAATTGAATGTTGATAAAAAGCAAAAGAATGTTTTCAGATTCAGAACTCCTG ATGTCAAAGGTAATGCGAAGGAGACTGTTACGCAGACACAGAAACCTCTCAGTCCGTCACAGAAAATTATCAAAG AGTTGCAAGTTCTATACACCAGTCAAATGACTCAGAAGGCAAAGAAGTACCATGATGGTTTTTTACGACTTGATTTAAGCGGCTCTCGGGGGGCACAG GTTAGGCTGTTTGATGCAAGCAGGACGCTCTTAGATAGCAGGTTTCTTAAAAAAGATGACGTAATAAAACCCGGCGAATCAATTACATTTGATACATATTTGGTTGACATTAGTGAGGATCAAGTAAGTCATAAACCAGATTCCAGTGTTCAGGGACACAATTGCACTAATATAAAGAGAATAGAGAAGATAGACAGACAGAAAACTTCTCTTGACACTGATAGCCAAGTTACCGTTGGAAAACGTG AATGGAAGGTCCTATACACAACACAATTAACTCAAAAAGCAAAGAAGTATCATGACGGCTTTTTACAACTAGAATGTTGTGGATCCCATGGGCGGCAG GTCATACTTTATGATTTGAGCAAAAGACCTTTAGAACGCAGGTTTCTAAAGAAAGATGAAGTTATAGAAGCGGGTTCAATGGTATATTTTGCTGGACATTTAGTTGATGTTGGAGAACCTGAGGGAAGTCATCAATCTTCAGTGAAGTTGAGTGAACGAGGGACTGGTAGTGAAAATGTTGTTGAGAAGAGACATCAAAGACATGGGCAAAAGGCCTCTCGCGAGCTTCATCCATCTACTGCTAGAG GACAACCTTCGAGCAAGCCTTGTCTTCGGCAAGGTGCAAGCTTGAACTCTCAACCTTCCGAGATAGAAGAGATCAAACCAAACAAGAAAGTCCCAGTAGTCAAGCCTTTACATGATG GACAGCCTCCGAGCCGGGTTTGTCTTCCGCAAGATACAGGCTTGAACTCTCAACCTGCGATAAAATCAAACAAGGCAGTTCCGGTAGTCAAGCCTTTACGTGACG TCAATCAGATATTGTCCTTTTTACAAGGCCCTAAGACTAAGCCTCATGAATGTTACATCACAG GTGGCCGATCTCCCAATAAGTCATATCAAAATATTTTGGATAGTGAATCAATGGAGACTAAGAAATATCCTGATATTACACCTACCAAAG CAACTTCTGGTGGTGGCAGTTTCCAGTGTACGGAGAATGTCAAAGTGCCCCACCAG TCCATCTCACACAAGGAAGCTCAGCAAAGTATCAATGAGGCAGATTTTGACTTATTAATATCAAGTCCGGATGTTCATTCTTCTTGCCCCATTTCCAATGAAGGAGAGAGTGCGGAGGATTTTTCGCGTGAAAGTGAAGCATTCCCAAGCTTTGACCTTGGATTTTGA
- the LOC131608107 gene encoding uncharacterized protein LOC131608107 isoform X1 translates to MADSKKRWTVTYTKHIKQKRKVYQDGFLVLNVSTTKLSLYDECEKLLECRLLKSDETVASGESLTFNGHLVDIGSLEGENKPESKLNVDKKQKNVFRFRTPDVKGNAKETVTQTQKPLSPSQKIIKEFKKREILKYQSPKINQEIPKPSSTELQVLYTSQMTQKAKKYHDGFLRLDLSGSRGAQVRLFDASRTLLDSRFLKKDDVIKPGESITFDTYLVDISEDQVSHKPDSSVQGHNCTNIKRIEKIDRQKTSLDTDSQVTVGKREWKVLYTTQLTQKAKKYHDGFLQLECCGSHGRQVILYDLSKRPLERRFLKKDEVIEAGSMVYFAGHLVDVGEPEGSHQSSVKLSERGTGSENVVEKRHQRHGQKASRELHPSTARGQPSSKPCLRQGASLNSQPSEIEEIKPNKKVPVVKPLHDGQPPSRVCLPQDTGLNSQPAIKSNKAVPVVKPLRDVNQILSFLQGPKTKPHECYITGGRSPNKSYQNILDSESMETKKYPDITPTKATSGGGSFQCTENVKVPHQSISHKEAQQSINEADFDLLISSPDVHSSCPISNEGESAEDFSRESEAFPSFDLGF, encoded by the exons ATGGCCGATTCAAAGAAGCGATGGACGGTGACCTACACAAAACACATCAAACAGAAACGCAAAGTCTACCAAGACGGATTTCTCGTGCTCAACGTCTCCACCACCAAG TTGTCGCTGTATGATGAATGCGAGAAACTGTTGGAGTGTAGGCTCTTGAAGAGCGACGAAACTGTCGCATCTGGTGAGAGTTTGACGTTCAACGGTCACCTTGTTGATATCGGTAGTCTCGAAGGAGAAAACAAGCCTGAATCTAAATTGAATGTTGATAAAAAGCAAAAGAATGTTTTCAGATTCAGAACTCCTG ATGTCAAAGGTAATGCGAAGGAGACTGTTACGCAGACACAGAAACCTCTCAGTCCGTCACAGAAAATTATCAAAG AATTTAAGAAGAGAGAAATTCTTAAGTATCAGTCACCAAAGATAAATCAGGAAATACCAAAACCTAGTTCAACAG AGTTGCAAGTTCTATACACCAGTCAAATGACTCAGAAGGCAAAGAAGTACCATGATGGTTTTTTACGACTTGATTTAAGCGGCTCTCGGGGGGCACAG GTTAGGCTGTTTGATGCAAGCAGGACGCTCTTAGATAGCAGGTTTCTTAAAAAAGATGACGTAATAAAACCCGGCGAATCAATTACATTTGATACATATTTGGTTGACATTAGTGAGGATCAAGTAAGTCATAAACCAGATTCCAGTGTTCAGGGACACAATTGCACTAATATAAAGAGAATAGAGAAGATAGACAGACAGAAAACTTCTCTTGACACTGATAGCCAAGTTACCGTTGGAAAACGTG AATGGAAGGTCCTATACACAACACAATTAACTCAAAAAGCAAAGAAGTATCATGACGGCTTTTTACAACTAGAATGTTGTGGATCCCATGGGCGGCAG GTCATACTTTATGATTTGAGCAAAAGACCTTTAGAACGCAGGTTTCTAAAGAAAGATGAAGTTATAGAAGCGGGTTCAATGGTATATTTTGCTGGACATTTAGTTGATGTTGGAGAACCTGAGGGAAGTCATCAATCTTCAGTGAAGTTGAGTGAACGAGGGACTGGTAGTGAAAATGTTGTTGAGAAGAGACATCAAAGACATGGGCAAAAGGCCTCTCGCGAGCTTCATCCATCTACTGCTAGAG GACAACCTTCGAGCAAGCCTTGTCTTCGGCAAGGTGCAAGCTTGAACTCTCAACCTTCCGAGATAGAAGAGATCAAACCAAACAAGAAAGTCCCAGTAGTCAAGCCTTTACATGATG GACAGCCTCCGAGCCGGGTTTGTCTTCCGCAAGATACAGGCTTGAACTCTCAACCTGCGATAAAATCAAACAAGGCAGTTCCGGTAGTCAAGCCTTTACGTGACG TCAATCAGATATTGTCCTTTTTACAAGGCCCTAAGACTAAGCCTCATGAATGTTACATCACAG GTGGCCGATCTCCCAATAAGTCATATCAAAATATTTTGGATAGTGAATCAATGGAGACTAAGAAATATCCTGATATTACACCTACCAAAG CAACTTCTGGTGGTGGCAGTTTCCAGTGTACGGAGAATGTCAAAGTGCCCCACCAG TCCATCTCACACAAGGAAGCTCAGCAAAGTATCAATGAGGCAGATTTTGACTTATTAATATCAAGTCCGGATGTTCATTCTTCTTGCCCCATTTCCAATGAAGGAGAGAGTGCGGAGGATTTTTCGCGTGAAAGTGAAGCATTCCCAAGCTTTGACCTTGGATTTTGA